In the Alkalispirochaeta americana genome, one interval contains:
- a CDS encoding carbohydrate ABC transporter permease: protein MKLFEHTFGKIYRIFIYVALISLAVSVIIPVAWVFMASIKKNSEFYGNPWLLPEGFHYQNFVEAWSNARMGEYMMSSVIVTLLAICILLVVALPAAYCLSRFRFRMRRFLRVLFMGGLFINVNYIVVPIFLMFVGFDGYLRDYGMDGFFLNNIFVLALVYASTALPFTIYLLSGYFVTLSSSYEEAAYIDGAGYFRTMMHVMFPMAMPSIITVILFNSLAFWNEYIIAITLLTRPGGTRTLPVGLMNLMKAQNAAAQYGQLYAGLVLVMVPTLVLYICVQKKLTEGMNLGGLKG from the coding sequence ATGAAATTATTTGAACACACATTTGGAAAAATTTACAGAATATTCATTTACGTTGCCCTGATTAGCCTGGCAGTTAGTGTGATTATTCCTGTCGCATGGGTCTTCATGGCTTCTATCAAGAAGAACAGTGAATTTTACGGAAATCCCTGGTTACTCCCGGAGGGGTTTCACTACCAGAATTTCGTCGAGGCCTGGAGCAATGCCCGGATGGGCGAATATATGATGAGCAGCGTTATTGTTACTCTGCTGGCAATATGTATTCTCCTGGTGGTTGCGCTCCCTGCAGCTTACTGTCTCAGCAGATTCCGTTTTCGCATGAGAAGATTCCTTCGTGTGCTTTTCATGGGAGGGCTCTTTATAAACGTGAATTACATCGTTGTTCCGATATTTCTTATGTTTGTCGGTTTTGACGGATATCTCCGTGATTACGGCATGGATGGTTTTTTCCTGAACAACATCTTCGTCCTGGCTCTGGTGTATGCCTCCACAGCTTTGCCATTCACAATATATCTCCTCAGTGGCTATTTTGTTACGCTTTCCTCCTCCTACGAGGAGGCCGCATATATCGACGGGGCAGGGTATTTCCGGACCATGATGCATGTAATGTTTCCCATGGCCATGCCCAGTATTATCACGGTTATCTTGTTTAACTCTCTTGCCTTCTGGAATGAATACATCATAGCCATCACACTTCTTACACGGCCGGGGGGGACCAGAACTCTTCCGGTTGGCCTGATGAATTTGATGAAAGCGCAAAATGCAGCAGCCCAATATGGTCAGCTGTATGCAGGGCTTGTGCTGGTTATGGTCCCGACCCTGGTTCTCTACATCTGTGTCCAGAAAAAACTGACCGAAGGAATGAATCTTGGGGGGCTAAAGGGATAA
- a CDS encoding DUF6903 family protein, translating into MEKLTHLFFTAGKTVLAGVFLWMVIDGQKTTGWANAGRMMAGLAGLLLLLYLYNRKDK; encoded by the coding sequence ATGGAAAAATTAACACACCTCTTTTTCACTGCGGGGAAAACAGTGCTGGCGGGCGTTTTCCTCTGGATGGTTATCGACGGTCAGAAAACAACGGGCTGGGCAAACGCCGGCCGCATGATGGCAGGTCTCGCGGGACTGCTTCTGCTTCTTTATCTGTACAACAGAAAAGACAAGTAA
- a CDS encoding carbohydrate ABC transporter permease, which translates to MKKNSKGAFIFMCLAPSVVLFTLFMVVPTINVFRMSFYRWGGYSASRTFVGLDNFRILFSGDMRFLQSFQNTVLLISVVSIVTFGISLVFASILSREDVKGKNFFRVVFYIPNILSVVIISAIFSAIYEANNGMLNSIISFFDRTREPVYWLGDNDIVIFSIAGAMVWQAIGYYMVMYMASMASVPESLYESANLEGAGKIHQFFRITVPLIWSNIRTTMTFFIISSINLSFLFVTAMTNGGPDGASEVFLSYMYRQAYTNSSYGYGMAIGVVVFTFSFALSGIVNLVTYRDPIEI; encoded by the coding sequence GTGAAAAAAAATTCGAAGGGCGCATTTATCTTTATGTGCCTGGCTCCTTCTGTGGTGTTATTTACATTGTTCATGGTAGTTCCCACGATAAATGTATTCAGGATGTCCTTCTATCGGTGGGGTGGATATTCTGCGAGCAGAACCTTTGTTGGTCTGGACAATTTCAGGATACTTTTTTCCGGTGATATGAGGTTTCTCCAGTCTTTTCAGAACACGGTTCTGCTCATATCAGTGGTAAGTATTGTAACTTTCGGGATTTCTCTTGTATTCGCCAGTATTCTCTCACGAGAAGACGTGAAGGGTAAAAATTTTTTCCGCGTTGTTTTTTATATTCCGAACATTCTTTCCGTTGTCATAATAAGTGCAATATTTAGCGCTATCTATGAAGCAAACAACGGGATGCTAAACAGTATAATTTCTTTTTTTGACCGAACCAGAGAGCCTGTCTACTGGCTGGGTGATAACGACATCGTGATCTTTAGTATAGCCGGAGCAATGGTTTGGCAGGCGATTGGCTACTACATGGTGATGTATATGGCGAGCATGGCCTCGGTTCCGGAAAGTCTTTATGAATCGGCAAATCTGGAAGGCGCAGGAAAAATCCATCAATTCTTCAGGATCACTGTTCCACTCATATGGTCGAATATAAGGACGACGATGACGTTTTTCATAATCAGTAGCATAAATCTGAGTTTCCTCTTTGTTACTGCCATGACGAATGGCGGGCCCGATGGAGCATCGGAAGTTTTCTTGAGCTACATGTATCGGCAGGCCTATACGAACTCGAGTTATGGCTACGGTATGGCCATAGGAGTCGTGGTATTTACTTTCTCTTTTGCCTTGAGCGGAATTGTCAATCTTGTGACGTATCGCGATCCAATAGAAATATAG